One Bos taurus isolate L1 Dominette 01449 registration number 42190680 breed Hereford chromosome 16, ARS-UCD2.0, whole genome shotgun sequence DNA window includes the following coding sequences:
- the IER5 gene encoding immediate early response gene 5 protein, with product MEFKLEAHRIVSISLGKIYNSRVQRGGIKLHKNLLVSLVLRSARQVYLSDPCPGLYLAGHPGAPAPPQQPEESAAGPPAGWGEPPPPAGRAAWPEPEPQPERPAVPEVPRAGDAQPAATVTAAGDTLQGGEAEAPEAAWRRVEGPRETAIGGAGGPAEVSGVFPQGPEAARGPCGCPPGDEDRLSAAPRVDGCRAPRPAAAEPPASPPVCARKRGAAGVGGGPADCPAPGSTPLKKPRRNSEEQPGGAAAAAEEEEEMETGNVANLISIFGSSFSGLLRKSPGGGREEAEGEESGPEAAEPGQICCDKPVLRDINPWSTAIVAF from the coding sequence ATGGAGTTCAAACTGGAGGCTCACCGCATCGTCAGCATCTCCCTGGGCAAGATCTACAACTCGCGGGTCCAGCGCGGCGGCATCAAGCTGCACAAGAACCTCCTGGTCTCGCTGGTGCTCCGCAGCGCCCGCCAGGTCTACCTGAGCGACCCGTGCCCCGGTCTCTACCTGGCCGGTCACCCGGGGGCCCCGGCGCCGCCGCAGCAGCCCGAGGAGTCGGCGGCCGGGCCACCCGCGGGCTGGGGGGAGCCACCTCCGCCGGCCGGCCGTGCCGCCTGGCCGGAGCCCGAGCCTCAGCCGGAGCGCCCTGCCGTCCCAGAAGTGCCAAGGGCGGGTGACGCGCAGCCCGCGGCCACAGTGACGGCCGCCGGGGACACTCTTCAGGGCGGAGAGGCGGAGGCGCCGGAAGCTGCCTGGCGCCGCGTGGAGGGACCGCGAGAGACGGCGATCGGAGGAGCCGGGGGTCCCGCCGAAGTCTCGGGGGTCTTCCCCCAGGGGCCCGAGGCAGCGCGCGGCCCCTGCGGCTGCCCCCCGGGGGACGAGGACAGGCTGAGCGCGGCCCCTCGCGTGGACGGCTGCCGCGCGCCGCGCCCCGCCGCGGCTGAGCCCCCCGCGTCACCCCCTGTCTGTGCCAGAAAGCGCGGCGCGGCGGGGGTGGGCGGCGGCCCCGCGGACTGCCCGGCGCCCGGCTCGACCCCGCTCAAGAAACCCCGCCGGAACTCAGAGGAGCAGCcgggcggggcggcggcggccgcggaggaggaggaggagatggagaccGGTAACGTGGCTAACCTCATTAGCATCTTCGGTTCCAGCTTCTCGGGACTCTTACGGAAAAGCCCCGGGGGCGGCCGGGAGGAAGCGGAGGGAGAGGAGAGCGGTCCGGAAGCCGCCGAGCCCGGGCAGATCTGCTGCGATAAGCCGGTGCTGAGAGACATTAACCCTTGGAGCACTGCCATCGTGGCCTTCTGA